DNA sequence from the Cupriavidus oxalaticus genome:
GGCTGACAGCCGAATCGGCTCGCTGTCGGTATTGGCGCGGCGGCAGGCTTCCTACGATGAGGCTATGAGCTTGCACCTTGTGGCGCAAGTCTTCACTTGGGCCCCGGGCCAGTGCCGGCCCGGTCAGCCACCTTCGGGAGCCTAGCCATGCTGCACTATGCACTCGTATTTTTTGTCATCGCCCTGATCGCGGCGATCTTCGGCTTCGGCGGTATTGCTGCCGGCGCCGTGGAAATCGCCAAGATCCTGTTCTTCATCTTCCTGGTCGTGGCGCTGGTGGCCGCGGTGATGGGCCTGGTCCGCAGGCGATAGCGCCGGCCGCGCGCCGGCTCCTGTGCTGATCGCAACCTGAGGAGACCCCATGCTGACCCAGAACCCCAAAGTCCGGAAGGAACTGAACCACTTGTCCGACAGTGCCGATAGCGCCATCCGCCATATCAAGCACGCCGCGCGCGATTCGCGCGAGGCCGCCGCGCCGCTTTCCGGCGAGGTCAAGGGGCTGATCGCCCAGCTGGAGCACACCATCGAAGTGCTGGCGCGGGAAGGCTCGGCCGAAAGCCTGCGTGCCGGCCAGCGGCTGCGCGACCGTGCCAGCGAGATGGCGCACCGGCTGCGCGACCAGACCACCGACGGCATGATGCGCGCCCGCGAGCGGATGGACGGCGCGGTCGAACATTCGCGCCAGCGGGTCGTCGAATCGCCGCTCAAGGCCGTGGCGATCGCCGCAGCCATCGGTGCGGTGCTCGGCCTGCTGCTGGCCAATGGCCGCCACCACGAAGACGAGTAGGCCCGGCGGCAACGGGCCCGGCGCTGCCGGGCCCCTGAAAGCATTCCCCCCTTTCCGGCGCCCTCGTCCGGAAGCCCGGCAACCAGCGCGGTGCCGGGCGTCTTTTTTTGTGTGCGCCGCGCCTGCGGCGGCGCGCCCGGGGCTGCCTTGCCTGCGGGCTACACCCCCCACAGGACGTTGGTCCCTTCCCGCTGCGAGGCGCGCAGCATGTCCAGGAAGGGATAGGCGCGCTGCCCCAGGTGCAGCGGCTCTTCCTCGTCTTCATCGACTCCGGACTTGCCTTCCACGGCCGTGCCGGCGGGATGGTCGCGGCGCGCGTCGGTCACTGCCGCCTCCAGCTTCTGGATCGCGCGTGGCAGTTCTTCGACGGTGATCACCCCTCGTTCCCCGAGATGCTTGCCGATGATGCCCAGCAGCGTGATGGCCAGATCCTTCATCATGATCAGGTCTTGCGCAGCGTGGGATTTGAAGGTGATCAGCATGGTGTGGTTTCCTTTTCCGGACGTGCGGG
Encoded proteins:
- a CDS encoding DUF1328 domain-containing protein yields the protein MLHYALVFFVIALIAAIFGFGGIAAGAVEIAKILFFIFLVVALVAAVMGLVRRR
- a CDS encoding DUF883 family protein; amino-acid sequence: MLTQNPKVRKELNHLSDSADSAIRHIKHAARDSREAAAPLSGEVKGLIAQLEHTIEVLAREGSAESLRAGQRLRDRASEMAHRLRDQTTDGMMRARERMDGAVEHSRQRVVESPLKAVAIAAAIGAVLGLLLANGRHHEDE
- a CDS encoding DUF1840 domain-containing protein, yielding MLITFKSHAAQDLIMMKDLAITLLGIIGKHLGERGVITVEELPRAIQKLEAAVTDARRDHPAGTAVEGKSGVDEDEEEPLHLGQRAYPFLDMLRASQREGTNVLWGV